From Nocardia sp. XZ_19_385:
GACCCGCGGCAGGTCCGCAACAACGCGGGCGGATTCACCTTCGAGGTGACGCCCGAGGTCCGGCTGCGCAGATTCCTGGTTCTCGGTGTCGACGGCGGCACCTATTACGTGCAGTCGCAAGATCTGGCGAAGGAAAACGCCGCTGTCGTAATGGATTTCGCGCGTAACCGGACGGCCGAGCTGGTGCGTGAGGTGGTGGAGATCTCCACCTCCGGTCGTGCGCCGAAGCAGAACCCCGCACTGTTCGCGCTCGCGGCCGCAGCCGCCCTCGGTGACGAGGACGGCAGGCGCACCGCGCTCGAGGCGCTGCCGCTGGTCGCCCGGACGGGCACCCACCTGTTCCTGTTCGCCCGCTACATCGAGCAGTTCCGGGGCTGGGGTCGTGGACTGCGGCGCGCGGTCGGCGCCTGGTACACCGCGAAGTCGGTCGACGATCTGGCGTATCAGGTCGTGAAGTACCGGCAGCGTGAAGGCTGGTCACATCGCGACCTGCTGCGGCTGTCGCACCCGGCGACCGGTGAGGACGCGCGCGTCCGGCTGTTCGACTGGATCTGTGGTCGGGGCGGCTCGCTGGACGGGCTGCGGTTCGTCGAGGGATTCCAGCGCGCTCAGGCCGCACCGGTGTCCCAGATTCCCGCGTTGGTCCGTGAGTACCGGCTGTCGTGGGAGATGCTGCCCGACGCGGCACTCACCGAGGCGGCTGTTTGGGAAGCGTTGCTGGACAACGGACTTCCGCAAACCGCGCTCCTGCGCCAGCTGCCGCGCCTGACCCGGCTCGGGCTGCTGTCGCCGCTCGGTGCGCGGACCGGCGCGATCGCGCAGCAGCTCGCCGACCCGGCGCGGTTGCGCAAGGCGCGGGTGCATCCGGTGTCGGTGCTCGTCGCGCTGCGCACCTACGCCTCCGGGCGTTCGGCGCGCGGCGACAGCACCTGGGACCCGTCGCGTCCGATCGTCGACGCGCTCGACTCGGCGTTCTACGCCGCGTTCGGCGCGGTCGAGCCCACCGGCAAGCGGCACCTGCTGGCGCTGGACGTCTCGGGTTCGATGACGGCGGGTATCTCCGGGCTGCCGATTTCCGCGCGGGAAGCCTCTGCCGCACTGGCTTTGGTGACCGCGAGCACGGAACCGGCGCACGAGATTGTCGGCTTCACCTCGGCCTCGTCCAGCAACTGGCGTGAAAGCGCGCTGATCCCGTTGGCGATCGGCCTGCGGCAGCGGCTCGACGACGCGATCAACGCCGTCAGCAACCTGCCGTTCGGCGGCACCGACTGCTCGCTGCCGATGCGGTACGCGCTGGAGCGGAAGCTCGAGGTGGATGTGTTCACCGTGTACACCGACAACGAGACCTGGGCGGGCGAAATCCACCCGCACCAGGCGCTGCGGCAGTACCGGGAGCAGATCAACCCGGACGCGAAGCTGGTCGTAGTCGGCATGACCGCAACGAATTTCACGATCGCGGATCCGTCGGACGCGGGCATGCTGGACGTCGCCGGCTTCGACTCGGCGGTCCCGGCTCTGCTGTCGGACTTCGCTCGCGGAGTGTGAGAGTCGGTTGCCGGTCTCCTCAGTGAGGCCGGCAACCGCGGTTCCGGGTCAGGTGGAACCGATCGGTGGGTCCGCGCGTCAGAGGAAGTACAGAAGGCGGCGGAGCCAACCGCCGTCGATACGGCCGAAAGCAGGGACTTGCCATGCTCGAGTCTGATGTTTCGAAGTGCACACCGGTGCAGCAGCCTTTCTGTTCGTCCACGTCGAGTCGGGGCAGACGCCCGCGGATGGCTGTGTCCCGGAGCGTCAAGCGGGCCGTGGAGCCGTCCGTCCCGTCTTCCAGCACAGTAGAAACTGTGGCACGGCAGTCTTTGCGACTTGCCTTGGAAATCGTCGACCACCATCGTCCCTTGCGCCACTTGCCTGCGAACGACGCTGTGCTGCAACGAATCCGCACGATCGTCACGGAGGGGTCGGCGCCGCATCGCGCGCTGGGAGTCGCGGTGCTCCTGCGTGTCGAGGTGACCATGCTCGACCCCGCCACCGCCGAACTGTGTGCCCGCTACCAGCGCGGTCCGCGTCTCTTCGCGCTGGCGGCTCGTATGGAGTGTGGTCGATCGAAAGACTGGCGTTTGACGGCGTTCCGGCTGTTCTAGGCCTTGCTAGCTAGGATCTGCGGGCATGGTGCAAAGCAAGGCGGCGACCGTGGACGAGTATCTCGCTGAGCTTCCCGAGGAGCGGCGGGAGGTGCTCAGCCGGCTTCGGGAGTTGTGCCGCCAGGAGCTGGTGGGGTTCGACGAGGCCATGCAGTTCGGCATGCCGGGGTATGTGCGGGACGGGGTGGCGGAGTTCGGGTTCGCCAGTCAAAAGCAGTACATCTCGGTGTATGTGGTGCGCAGTGATGTGCGGAAGGCGTTCGACGAGCGGCTTGCCGGGTTCGATATGGGGAAGAGCTGTTTGCGGTTTCGCAAGGCTGCCGATGTCGACTTCGAGTTGCTGCGCGAGCTGATCGTGGCTACCGCCGCCGGGCCGGGCGAGGTGTGCGGGCCGGTCTAGTTGGAGGTCTTGATCAGGACTGCCTTGATCGACAGTTCCGCTACCGGACGGGATCGCTCCAGGATGGTCCACTGGGCGCCGGGGTAGAGGTGCGGGTCGGCGAGGGTCGGGACGACGAAGCCGATCTTCACGAGTTCGCCCTCATCCGAGAGCTGGCCGGTGCGTTCGATCAGGATGGTGAGCAGAACGTCGTGTAGCCGGATGTTGCCGCCGAGGCCGGGAAGTGCGGTCGGCGTGTAGACCGGGGCGGTCGGCAGGCCGAAGGGGTGCGCGCCGGGGATCCATTGCAGGCGGCCGGTCGCGACGGGGTTGTTGATTCTGTTTCTGCTCATCGGGATTACCGGGAAACCCCGCACGCCATCGCGCGGGGCTCCTCGAAACCTAGCTTCCGAACCGCGCCAGAACAGCGCTGGCTTCTTGGGAGGCAGTGCCTTCCTGAGCCAAATGCGCCATGTCGGACGGGATTTCGCGGCCGTGGTGGGCCATCGCCTGGGCGTACAAGCGGCCCGCGCGGTAGGACGAGCGGACCAGCGGTCCGGCCATGACACCGGCGAAACCGATTTCCTCGGCCATCTTCGAGTGCTCGACGAACTCCTCCGGCTTCACCCAGCGGTCCACCGGGTGGTGGCGGGGCGACGGGCGGAGGTACTGGGTGATGGTGAGGATGTCGCAGCCGGCCTCGTGCAGGTCGCGCATAGCCTGGGTGACCTCATCGGGGGTTTCGCCCATGCCGAGGATCAGGTTGGACTTGGTGACCAAGCCCGCCTCGCGCGCCGCGGTGAGCACGGCCAGCGAGCGCTCGTAGCGGAAGGCCGGGCGGATGCGCTTGAAGATGCGCGGCACGGTTTCCAGGTTGTGCGCCAAGACCTCGGGGCGCGAGGAGAAGACCTCGGCCAGCTGAGCAGGCTCGGCGTTGAAGTCGGGGATGAGCAGTTCGACGCCGGTCGACGGGTTCAGGGCCTTGATGGCGCGGACCGTTTCGGCGTAGAGCCAGGCGCCGCCGTCTTCCAGGTCGTCGCGGGCGACGCCGGTGATCGTGGAGTAGCGCAGGCCCATGGCCTGGACGCTCTCGGCGACGCGGCGGGGCTCGTCGCGGTCGAGTGCGGCGGGTTTGCCGGTGTCGATCTGACAGAAGTCGCAGCGGCGGGTGCACTGTTCGCCACCGATCAGGAAGGTAGCTTCGCGGTCTTCCCAGCATTCGAAGATGTTGGGACAGCCGGCTTCTTCGCAGACGGTGTGCAGGCCTTCGCGTTTGACCAGACCCTTGAGTTCGGAGTACTCGGGGCCCATGGTGGCGCGGGTACGAATCCACTTGGGCTTGCGCTCGATCGGGGTCTCCGAGTTGCGCGCTTCGATCCGCAGCAGTTTGCGTCCTGCCGGGGCTTGAGCTGAGGTCACGTGATCGACCTTACGCCTGGGCCGAAACGGCGGAACGAGCTGTGTCGGCGGCTGTGGCATTTCCGACACGGGGAATATCGTGCTCGGTAACTGGCAACTCGCCGTCGAGCGCGCGCACGATGGCGGCGGCGACCAAGGGCTTCAGCTCCGCGACGGTGACCTCGCGGCCCAGCTCACGCGACAGCGTGGTGACGCCGGCGTCGCGGATGCCGCACGGGATGATGGCTCCGAAGCCGTCCATGGCGGTGCAGTTGAGCGAAATGCCGTGCAGCGCAACCCCACGTTGCACGCGCACACCGATGGCGGCGATCTTGCGCTCGGTGAATACCTCGGTGGCGGGCAGCCAGACGCCGGAGCGGCCCTCGATTCGGCCGCAGGTGAGGCCGAAACCGGCGACGACCGAGATCAGCGCCTCCTCCAGGCGGCGTACATAGTGGACGACATCGACCGGCTCGGCCAGGCGCACGATCGGGTAGCCGACCAGCTGCCCGGGGCCGTGCCAGGTGATCTTGCCGCCGCGGTCGACCTGCACCACAGGGCTGCCGTCGATGGGCATGTCCTCGGCTTCGGTGCGTCTGCCCGCGGTGTACACCGACGGGTGTTCCAGCAGCAGCAGGCGATCGGAGCCGGCGCCCTCAGCGCGTTCCGCGGCGATGGTGCGCTGCAGGTCCCAAGCACTGTGATAGTCGATGAGCCCGAGATCCTCGACCACGATCGGGGTCGTATCGAATCTGGCGGACCAAGTGGTACGCGTGTCGTTCACCTTTGTGACGCTACGCCCAGATCTGGCGTCGGGTACAGGGGGCCGGTGTGCTTCAAGCCACTGGATTGCTGCGATTGCGGGCGTGGATGGCGCCTACCTGTGGCATCGGGTGAACCGCGCACCGCGGGCGGTGACGACGCACGTGTGATCGCACATGCCCGGACTACAGCTGGTCGACCGGGAGCGTCAGCTGCATGAGGGTCAGATCCATCCAGCGGCCGAACTTGTGGCCGACCTCGGGCAGTTGGCCGACAGTTACGAAGCCGAAGCGTTCGTGCAGCGTGATGGACGCGGCGTTGGAGGACTCGATGGCGGCGATCATCGCGTGTACCCGCCCGGAGTCGGCGGCGCGGGAGATCAGCTCGGTGAGCAGCGCGGTGGCCAGGCCGCGGCGGTGGAAGCGATCGGCGATGTAGACCGAGTTCTCCACGGAGAAGCGGTAACCGGACTTCGGCCGCCACTGTCCATACGAGGCGTAACCGGCCACTTCGCCGTCGATCTCGGCGACCAGAATCGGCATGCCCGCAGCCGTCCGGTCCCGGAACCAACGCTGCCGCTCGTCCAACCCGACAAGATCGGTGTCCCAAATGGCGGTGGACGCAGCGATATTCGCGTTGTGAATGTCCAGGATCGCCAAGAGGTCCTCCTCCCGCGCATCCCGGATGACGGTGGCAGGACGTAGCTCGGTG
This genomic window contains:
- a CDS encoding Rv3235 family protein, with amino-acid sequence MARQSLRLALEIVDHHRPLRHLPANDAVLQRIRTIVTEGSAPHRALGVAVLLRVEVTMLDPATAELCARYQRGPRLFALAARMECGRSKDWRLTAFRLF
- a CDS encoding GNAT family N-acetyltransferase; protein product: MTDTELRPATVIRDAREEDLLAILDIHNANIAASTAIWDTDLVGLDERQRWFRDRTAAGMPILVAEIDGEVAGYASYGQWRPKSGYRFSVENSVYIADRFHRRGLATALLTELISRAADSGRVHAMIAAIESSNAASITLHERFGFVTVGQLPEVGHKFGRWMDLTLMQLTLPVDQL
- the lipA gene encoding lipoyl synthase — encoded protein: MTSAQAPAGRKLLRIEARNSETPIERKPKWIRTRATMGPEYSELKGLVKREGLHTVCEEAGCPNIFECWEDREATFLIGGEQCTRRCDFCQIDTGKPAALDRDEPRRVAESVQAMGLRYSTITGVARDDLEDGGAWLYAETVRAIKALNPSTGVELLIPDFNAEPAQLAEVFSSRPEVLAHNLETVPRIFKRIRPAFRYERSLAVLTAAREAGLVTKSNLILGMGETPDEVTQAMRDLHEAGCDILTITQYLRPSPRHHPVDRWVKPEEFVEHSKMAEEIGFAGVMAGPLVRSSYRAGRLYAQAMAHHGREIPSDMAHLAQEGTASQEASAVLARFGS
- a CDS encoding TROVE domain-containing protein → MDALAGINARATPQHTQADPRQVRNNAGGFTFEVTPEVRLRRFLVLGVDGGTYYVQSQDLAKENAAVVMDFARNRTAELVREVVEISTSGRAPKQNPALFALAAAAALGDEDGRRTALEALPLVARTGTHLFLFARYIEQFRGWGRGLRRAVGAWYTAKSVDDLAYQVVKYRQREGWSHRDLLRLSHPATGEDARVRLFDWICGRGGSLDGLRFVEGFQRAQAAPVSQIPALVREYRLSWEMLPDAALTEAAVWEALLDNGLPQTALLRQLPRLTRLGLLSPLGARTGAIAQQLADPARLRKARVHPVSVLVALRTYASGRSARGDSTWDPSRPIVDALDSAFYAAFGAVEPTGKRHLLALDVSGSMTAGISGLPISAREASAALALVTASTEPAHEIVGFTSASSSNWRESALIPLAIGLRQRLDDAINAVSNLPFGGTDCSLPMRYALERKLEVDVFTVYTDNETWAGEIHPHQALRQYREQINPDAKLVVVGMTATNFTIADPSDAGMLDVAGFDSAVPALLSDFARGV
- a CDS encoding iron chaperone: MVQSKAATVDEYLAELPEERREVLSRLRELCRQELVGFDEAMQFGMPGYVRDGVAEFGFASQKQYISVYVVRSDVRKAFDERLAGFDMGKSCLRFRKAADVDFELLRELIVATAAGPGEVCGPV
- the lipB gene encoding lipoyl(octanoyl) transferase LipB, coding for MNDTRTTWSARFDTTPIVVEDLGLIDYHSAWDLQRTIAAERAEGAGSDRLLLLEHPSVYTAGRRTEAEDMPIDGSPVVQVDRGGKITWHGPGQLVGYPIVRLAEPVDVVHYVRRLEEALISVVAGFGLTCGRIEGRSGVWLPATEVFTERKIAAIGVRVQRGVALHGISLNCTAMDGFGAIIPCGIRDAGVTTLSRELGREVTVAELKPLVAAAIVRALDGELPVTEHDIPRVGNATAADTARSAVSAQA